A section of the Paenibacillus aurantius genome encodes:
- a CDS encoding response regulator has protein sequence MIHGTPDGKTANRSHTHTFPRILVAEDHDINRRVIELVLTRLGHEAQYVQDGEQARLALENDAYDLVFLDLNMPVMSGLEVARGVAPGENGERPVLVAISASVMPEDKEACQAAGMDEFIGKPFRVDSVREVIGKYFPAVEA, from the coding sequence ATGATCCATGGTACGCCAGATGGCAAGACCGCTAACCGCTCCCATACCCACACTTTTCCTAGAATCCTCGTAGCCGAGGATCACGATATAAACCGCCGGGTGATCGAGCTCGTTCTCACACGGCTCGGTCACGAGGCCCAATATGTTCAAGACGGAGAACAGGCCCGGCTGGCCCTTGAGAACGACGCCTACGATCTGGTCTTCCTGGACCTGAACATGCCGGTTATGTCCGGTCTGGAGGTCGCCCGGGGTGTGGCTCCGGGAGAGAACGGCGAACGGCCGGTTCTCGTGGCCATTTCCGCCAGCGTCATGCCGGAGGACAAGGAAGCCTGTCAGGCTGCCGGGATGGACGAGTTCATCGGCAAGCCGTTTCGGGTCGATTCCGTCCGGGAAGTCATCGGTAAGTATTTTCCTGCCGTGGAGGCTTGA
- a CDS encoding cache domain-containing sensor histidine kinase, with protein sequence MGSILYRYRIDYVFFISFGVFITVLLALITWISYTLSAREQATSTSYYQQGMLLELNKQLTAQMRNVEQSSLAVSLNSAFVDYLTLKGDYYTRNKARDTLAKDYLTPLVNSSPSIQSLQVYVDSPTLTDRQADVQFLPLASIREEPWYAAAERADSVWIGEREVSSAQGYDQALGFVRRINSKDGVNIGVLVINLKAKVLEDILNGNQANPSRLLFDTGGRLMLRTGRTAVPPGVYEQAEGGAGGPASDAGHRRISLPDHSSPATDALMVWSRSFPDGWTLVELTPWREITSASRKLAKTLAIVGGTAGLLALGFTLVLSRRFTRPIRELLQLMSGYALNRSVQTYPTRYHNEFGSLFGGYRKLVERIEELYASLELQYKAQREAEIRALQAMINPHFLYNTLDQLNWMAIEAGQDRISHVLELMGRMFRIGLSNGESFIPLEDELMHTECYLQIQQLKWGEGLHYSIDCPSELRALLVPKLTIQPFVENAVIHGFHGRRTGTVAIRVQEHPEGVRLTVTDDGRGLPDGWETKPRRKTGGYGIRNVKDRVKAMFGPPYGVELTARENGDGTEARILLPRLTRKPDEGGGDGHVENRSRR encoded by the coding sequence ATGGGCAGCATCTTGTACCGCTACCGGATCGATTATGTGTTCTTTATCTCCTTCGGGGTCTTCATCACGGTGCTGCTGGCCTTGATCACCTGGATCAGCTACACCCTTTCGGCCCGGGAGCAGGCGACCAGCACGTCCTATTACCAGCAGGGCATGCTGCTCGAGCTCAACAAGCAGCTGACCGCGCAGATGCGCAACGTGGAACAGTCGTCCCTTGCTGTCTCGCTCAACTCGGCCTTCGTGGATTATTTGACGCTGAAGGGTGATTACTATACTAGAAACAAGGCGAGGGATACGCTGGCCAAGGATTACCTCACGCCGCTTGTGAACAGCTCTCCTTCTATCCAATCCCTTCAGGTGTATGTGGATTCTCCTACGCTTACCGACCGGCAGGCCGATGTCCAGTTTCTCCCCCTGGCCTCCATAAGGGAGGAGCCCTGGTATGCCGCCGCGGAGAGAGCCGATTCCGTCTGGATCGGGGAGAGGGAGGTCTCCTCCGCGCAGGGATATGACCAGGCGCTCGGTTTTGTCCGCCGCATCAATTCGAAGGACGGCGTTAACATCGGAGTGCTCGTCATCAACCTGAAGGCGAAGGTGCTGGAAGACATCTTGAACGGAAACCAGGCGAACCCGAGCCGGCTTCTCTTCGATACGGGAGGGCGGCTGATGCTCCGTACGGGCCGGACCGCGGTGCCGCCCGGCGTTTATGAGCAGGCGGAAGGCGGTGCCGGCGGTCCCGCTTCGGATGCCGGTCACCGGAGAATCTCGCTGCCGGACCACAGCTCTCCCGCCACAGACGCGCTGATGGTCTGGTCCCGCTCCTTCCCTGACGGGTGGACGCTTGTGGAGCTTACCCCGTGGCGGGAGATCACCAGCGCAAGCCGCAAGCTCGCGAAGACGCTCGCTATCGTGGGCGGGACCGCCGGGCTTCTCGCTCTCGGGTTCACGCTCGTGCTCTCGCGCCGGTTTACCCGCCCGATCCGGGAGCTTCTGCAGCTGATGAGCGGCTATGCGCTGAACCGCAGCGTCCAGACGTACCCGACCCGCTACCACAATGAGTTCGGCAGCCTGTTCGGCGGGTACCGCAAGCTGGTCGAGCGCATAGAGGAACTCTACGCTTCCCTCGAGCTTCAGTACAAGGCCCAGCGCGAAGCGGAGATCCGCGCCCTTCAGGCGATGATCAACCCGCATTTTCTGTACAATACGCTCGATCAGCTGAACTGGATGGCGATCGAGGCGGGCCAGGACCGCATCTCCCACGTGCTCGAGCTCATGGGCCGCATGTTCCGCATCGGGCTGTCGAACGGGGAAAGCTTCATTCCCCTGGAGGACGAGCTGATGCACACGGAATGCTACCTGCAGATCCAGCAGCTGAAGTGGGGAGAAGGGCTTCATTATTCAATCGACTGCCCTTCGGAGCTCCGAGCTCTCCTCGTGCCCAAGCTGACCATTCAGCCGTTCGTGGAGAATGCCGTCATTCACGGCTTTCACGGCCGCCGCACCGGCACGGTGGCGATCCGGGTGCAAGAGCACCCCGAAGGCGTCCGGCTAACCGTCACGGACGACGGACGGGGGCTGCCGGACGGCTGGGAGACGAAGCCGCGGCGTAAGACCGGGGGCTACGGCATACGCAACGTGAAGGACCGGGTGAAGGCCATGTTCGGTCCGCCCTACGGGGTGGAGCTCACGGCAAGGGAGAACGGGGACGGAACGGAAGCCCGCATTCTTCTGCCCCGGCTGACCCGCAAACCTGATGAAGGAGGAGGAGACGGCCATGTGGAAAATCGTTCTCGTCGATGA
- a CDS encoding MBL fold metallo-hydrolase, whose translation MDRLTFWGTGDSMGVPRVYCECGVCREARTSGRNRRLRSSVELTTGDGPLLIDCGPDWKAQMERFGRREMKRVLMTHAHFDHMAGLPEWADSCRWTKNTGRLFGPEEVLATVRERYPWLESSLTFHEADQGLSFGGWTIEPFKVPHGKNGFSYAYRFAKNGYRWVYCPDSINLSEEAKAFFSGVDLLVLGTSFYKEEFPYHTRSVYDMIEGQELVRELGAGQAVFTHMSHDVDLGRTYLLPPNIRLAETGLSLELGWEA comes from the coding sequence ATGGACAGGTTGACCTTTTGGGGGACAGGGGACTCTATGGGAGTTCCTCGCGTTTATTGTGAATGCGGAGTGTGCCGGGAGGCCCGGACGTCGGGACGCAACCGGAGGCTGCGCTCCTCGGTGGAGCTTACGACCGGGGACGGTCCGCTTCTGATCGACTGCGGGCCGGATTGGAAAGCCCAGATGGAACGGTTCGGCCGGCGCGAGATGAAGCGGGTGCTCATGACCCACGCCCACTTCGACCACATGGCGGGCCTTCCCGAATGGGCCGATTCCTGCCGCTGGACGAAGAACACGGGAAGGCTCTTCGGCCCGGAGGAGGTGCTCGCGACGGTGCGGGAGCGGTACCCGTGGCTGGAGAGCAGCCTCACGTTTCATGAGGCGGATCAAGGGCTTTCCTTCGGCGGATGGACGATTGAGCCGTTCAAGGTACCCCACGGGAAGAACGGGTTCTCCTACGCTTACCGCTTTGCGAAGAACGGCTACCGCTGGGTCTACTGCCCCGATTCGATTAACCTGTCGGAGGAGGCCAAGGCTTTCTTCTCGGGCGTGGACCTGCTGGTGCTCGGCACCTCCTTCTACAAGGAGGAGTTTCCTTACCACACCCGCTCCGTTTACGACATGATCGAAGGACAGGAGCTCGTCCGGGAGCTGGGGGCGGGACAGGCCGTTTTTACCCATATGTCGCATGATGTGGACCTGGGGCGGACGTACCTCCTGCCGCCGAATATCCGGCTGGCCGAAACGGGATTAAGCTTAGAACTGGGATGGGAGGCCTAA
- a CDS encoding protein phosphatase 2C domain-containing protein produces MRIDKISLQGSNPWNEDALVVNESLQLYGVLDGATSLLPYRGAGGETGGYLASRLAADYWNGLPSAEAVPGGFSLREAVLAANARLRARMEECGIDVTRKDQLWSTGLALVRILPGGIEYAQAGDCMLAAVYADGAVRVVTRDHVEHLDRVSKAKWREGLARGLASKAELWEYVRPVITANRMKVNTPEGYSVMNGEPELAETLEYGRINRIGLRALLLVTDGLFPPAVEGRESGGMEKLAARVQEQGLEGYARSLVEIEEADPECRTYIRLKKSDDKTGMWLQW; encoded by the coding sequence ATGCGGATCGACAAAATCAGCCTGCAGGGGAGCAATCCGTGGAATGAGGATGCGCTCGTAGTAAACGAATCCCTGCAGCTGTACGGCGTGCTGGACGGAGCGACTTCGCTGCTTCCTTACCGCGGGGCGGGCGGGGAAACGGGCGGGTACCTCGCTTCCCGTCTGGCGGCGGACTACTGGAACGGCCTTCCGTCGGCCGAGGCGGTTCCAGGCGGCTTCTCCCTCCGGGAGGCGGTGCTTGCGGCAAACGCCCGGCTGCGGGCCCGCATGGAGGAGTGCGGGATTGATGTCACCCGCAAGGACCAGCTGTGGAGCACAGGGCTGGCGCTGGTAAGGATCCTGCCGGGAGGCATCGAATACGCCCAGGCCGGGGACTGCATGCTGGCCGCGGTGTATGCCGACGGGGCTGTGCGAGTCGTGACGCGCGACCATGTGGAGCACCTCGACCGGGTGTCCAAGGCGAAGTGGCGGGAGGGTCTGGCCCGGGGGCTGGCCTCCAAGGCGGAGCTGTGGGAGTATGTAAGGCCCGTGATTACGGCCAACCGCATGAAGGTCAACACGCCGGAGGGTTACTCCGTGATGAACGGGGAGCCGGAGCTCGCGGAGACGCTGGAGTACGGGCGAATCAACCGGATCGGGCTGCGGGCGCTCCTGCTCGTCACCGACGGCTTGTTTCCGCCAGCCGTGGAAGGAAGAGAGTCCGGGGGAATGGAGAAGCTAGCGGCCCGGGTGCAGGAGCAAGGGCTCGAGGGCTATGCCCGGTCGCTCGTGGAGATCGAGGAGGCGGACCCGGAGTGCCGGACGTACATAAGGCTGAAGAAATCCGATGACAAAACAGGGATGTGGCTCCAATGGTGA
- a CDS encoding stalk domain-containing protein: MALAMAAVLFIPSGRVSAEGAVRVTFDNVPMVFEVNPVIVEGTTLVPFRSIFERMGMKVTWNNEYRTVTGVRDGLILTIPIDSRTVYVNGSPLTLEVPAKIVSDVTMVPVRFVGESSGYSIAWDQGTRTVIIQSPPDNGTRPPASVPPPGMKSVEDIAELSDRVVYLELYDEDGEMISAGSGVVLSRDGKIVTNYHVIEGAVQGKVILSDDRELEVKTVLNHDRDRDLALLQTEPLPVAPVALGRSSALKEGEQVVAIGSPLGLKNTVSTGIVSARNRMVDGYPYIQISVPIDHGSSGGALFNLKGELVGITSAGYESSANLNLAIPVSAVEDLLKKPAEPLTLAALSERYPDPDRILEENAEAMTTYLQKKFGEVRGYQGKHDFDFTVMVFPFGEEFGTDFMISLVTETLEEGGRLMALDQQDPDLLPGLLQAVSKEAHKEFGFCYTVASFIRVESDVSPKGYPDGSVQKQDDGTYLVVHGVCMGIFDYTNGEARIVRKPGDKEISYPVPLE, from the coding sequence ATGGCATTGGCCATGGCGGCGGTTTTGTTTATCCCTTCGGGGCGCGTTTCGGCGGAAGGGGCAGTTCGGGTCACTTTTGACAACGTTCCGATGGTTTTTGAAGTCAATCCGGTTATTGTGGAAGGGACCACCCTGGTTCCGTTCCGCTCGATCTTCGAACGAATGGGCATGAAGGTGACCTGGAACAACGAATACCGGACGGTCACGGGGGTCCGGGACGGGCTGATCCTTACGATTCCGATCGACAGCCGGACCGTCTACGTGAACGGTTCTCCGCTCACCCTGGAGGTGCCGGCAAAGATCGTAAGCGACGTGACGATGGTGCCGGTCCGGTTCGTGGGGGAGTCGAGCGGCTACAGCATTGCGTGGGACCAAGGGACCCGCACGGTCATTATCCAAAGCCCTCCCGATAACGGAACCCGGCCGCCGGCATCGGTGCCGCCTCCGGGGATGAAGTCGGTGGAGGACATTGCCGAACTCTCGGACCGTGTGGTCTATCTCGAGCTATACGATGAGGACGGGGAGATGATCTCGGCGGGAAGCGGGGTGGTTCTATCACGTGACGGAAAAATCGTGACGAATTACCACGTCATTGAGGGTGCGGTCCAAGGTAAGGTCATTCTTAGCGACGACCGGGAGCTCGAGGTGAAGACGGTGCTTAATCATGACCGGGACCGCGATCTCGCGCTGCTCCAAACCGAGCCGCTGCCGGTGGCTCCCGTCGCGCTTGGCCGCTCCTCCGCCCTGAAGGAGGGGGAGCAGGTCGTGGCCATTGGGTCTCCGCTCGGCTTGAAGAATACCGTTTCAACGGGGATTGTCTCCGCCCGGAACCGGATGGTCGACGGGTATCCCTACATCCAGATTTCCGTCCCGATTGATCATGGCAGCAGCGGCGGAGCCCTGTTCAACCTGAAAGGGGAGCTCGTGGGCATCACGAGCGCGGGCTATGAGAGCTCGGCGAACCTTAACCTCGCGATTCCGGTCAGTGCCGTAGAGGACCTGCTGAAGAAGCCGGCCGAGCCGCTGACCCTGGCGGCCCTTTCCGAACGGTACCCCGACCCCGACCGGATCCTCGAAGAGAATGCCGAAGCCATGACGACCTACCTTCAGAAAAAATTCGGGGAGGTGCGGGGATACCAGGGGAAGCACGATTTCGATTTCACCGTCATGGTGTTTCCCTTTGGGGAGGAGTTCGGGACCGATTTCATGATCAGCCTTGTTACCGAGACGCTGGAAGAGGGCGGCCGCCTAATGGCCTTGGATCAGCAGGATCCTGATCTTCTTCCGGGGCTTCTGCAGGCGGTGTCCAAGGAGGCTCACAAGGAATTCGGGTTCTGTTATACCGTAGCCAGCTTTATCCGGGTGGAATCGGACGTTTCCCCCAAGGGGTATCCGGACGGATCCGTACAGAAACAGGACGACGGCACCTACCTGGTGGTCCACGGCGTATGCATGGGAATCTTTGATTACACGAACGGAGAGGCGCGTATTGTGCGCAAACCTGGAGATAAGGAGATTAGCTATCCGGTTCCCTTGGAATAG
- a CDS encoding carbohydrate ABC transporter permease produces MNKELTWKGKLLTHAVLLAFSLLMFYPVLWWIGASFKTTPELALPTLFPKKWMWENYTLGWNALPKYTFTYFYLNSLKLNLTTTVLHVISASLVAFGFARLTFPLKNFWFSVLLLTLMLPAQVTLIPQYSMFYSFNWINTYLPFIVPSAMGGAFFIFLLVQFIRGIPRELDESAKMDGCTWFGIYWRIVLPLTKPALITVMIFSFIWGWDEYFGPLIYLNTMDKYTLPLAVRMFMDTQSAVAWGQLLAMALLSVLPPVIIFFLAQKHFVEGIATTGLKG; encoded by the coding sequence TGGAAAGGAAAGCTGCTCACCCATGCCGTGCTTCTGGCCTTCAGCCTGCTCATGTTCTATCCGGTGCTGTGGTGGATCGGGGCTTCGTTCAAGACGACGCCGGAGCTCGCGCTGCCGACCCTTTTCCCGAAGAAATGGATGTGGGAGAACTACACGCTGGGCTGGAACGCCCTTCCGAAGTATACGTTCACGTATTTCTACCTGAATTCGCTCAAGCTTAACCTGACGACAACGGTGCTGCATGTTATTTCGGCCAGTCTCGTAGCGTTCGGGTTCGCCCGGCTGACCTTCCCGCTCAAAAATTTCTGGTTCTCGGTGCTGCTGCTCACGCTCATGCTGCCCGCCCAGGTAACGCTCATTCCGCAGTACTCGATGTTCTATTCCTTCAACTGGATCAACACGTACCTGCCGTTCATCGTCCCTTCGGCGATGGGGGGAGCGTTCTTCATCTTCCTGCTCGTGCAGTTCATCCGGGGCATTCCGCGGGAGCTCGACGAGTCGGCCAAAATGGACGGCTGCACCTGGTTCGGCATTTACTGGCGCATCGTGCTGCCGCTGACGAAACCCGCCCTTATCACCGTCATGATCTTCTCGTTCATCTGGGGCTGGGACGAATATTTCGGACCGCTCATATACTTGAACACGATGGACAAATACACGCTTCCGCTCGCGGTCCGAATGTTCATGGACACCCAGTCGGCGGTCGCGTGGGGCCAGCTGCTTGCCATGGCGCTTCTCTCGGTTCTGCCGCCGGTGATTATCTTCTTCCTGGCGCAGAAGCACTTTGTCGAAGGGATTGCCACCACCGGCCTGAAAGGATAA
- a CDS encoding ABC transporter substrate-binding protein, translating into MNRSTKRGSLALMALALSLTTAACGVKKEEGAAAGSGSSAAPGGNAGTPVKLRIMWWGSQSRHDATQKALDLYTKKHPNVTFEPAYQSFDGYQDKLSTQSAAKNTPDIFQMDAAWFNDWASSNRLADLSSVNVKDVDPTLLETGKYKDKLYAVPLGNNAWGMVYNKAVFDKLGIQPPQTFEELFQMAKEVKPKLAKDQYLIKDMTADNAWYDSYQLSKGKGNARTKEGKFNYDKDTWMEWMNQWKELRKGGFTTPADVTTSDKGQDAKMDLLGQEKILIKGSHAAEFPGFDALKPGNLALAPMPKGSKPGGWLKASMYWSVSPDSKNLEEAKKFVDWFINDPEAADVLGTSRGTPVSKTVLKGLEPKFNATDKAGIELINKVSKEGNVFDPGPGNKGGWAKFAKEYDNIVQQIMFDKMTPEKGWEEVVKLSKDVEQK; encoded by the coding sequence ATGAATCGATCGACCAAACGCGGCAGTCTCGCATTGATGGCTCTGGCGCTTTCCCTTACGACGGCAGCCTGCGGAGTCAAGAAGGAAGAAGGAGCGGCAGCCGGAAGCGGCAGCTCGGCCGCACCGGGCGGAAACGCAGGGACGCCGGTCAAGCTCCGGATCATGTGGTGGGGTTCCCAATCCCGGCATGACGCCACGCAGAAGGCGCTTGATCTCTATACGAAGAAGCACCCCAATGTGACCTTCGAACCGGCTTACCAAAGCTTCGACGGCTACCAGGATAAGCTTTCCACGCAATCGGCCGCGAAGAATACGCCGGACATTTTCCAGATGGATGCCGCCTGGTTCAACGATTGGGCCAGCTCCAACCGGCTCGCGGATCTGTCCTCCGTCAATGTGAAGGACGTTGATCCCACTCTTCTCGAGACAGGCAAATACAAAGACAAGCTCTACGCGGTTCCGCTCGGAAACAACGCGTGGGGCATGGTATACAACAAAGCGGTGTTCGACAAGCTGGGCATCCAGCCTCCGCAAACCTTCGAGGAGCTCTTCCAGATGGCCAAGGAGGTCAAGCCGAAGCTCGCGAAGGATCAGTACCTGATCAAGGACATGACGGCGGACAACGCCTGGTACGATTCCTACCAGCTCAGCAAGGGCAAGGGCAACGCCCGCACGAAGGAAGGCAAGTTCAATTACGACAAGGATACGTGGATGGAATGGATGAACCAGTGGAAGGAGCTTCGCAAGGGAGGCTTTACGACTCCGGCGGACGTCACGACCTCCGATAAAGGGCAGGATGCCAAGATGGACCTGCTCGGGCAGGAAAAGATTCTGATCAAAGGCTCCCACGCCGCCGAGTTCCCGGGCTTCGACGCGCTGAAGCCGGGCAATCTGGCACTCGCTCCTATGCCGAAGGGCTCCAAGCCGGGCGGTTGGCTGAAGGCTTCCATGTACTGGAGCGTAAGCCCGGACAGCAAAAACCTGGAGGAAGCGAAGAAGTTCGTCGACTGGTTCATCAACGATCCGGAAGCTGCGGATGTTCTCGGAACCTCGCGGGGAACGCCGGTTTCCAAAACGGTGCTGAAAGGGCTGGAGCCGAAATTCAACGCCACCGACAAGGCGGGAATCGAGCTGATCAACAAGGTTTCGAAGGAAGGCAATGTCTTTGACCCGGGTCCCGGCAACAAGGGCGGCTGGGCCAAGTTCGCCAAGGAATACGACAACATCGTCCAGCAGATCATGTTTGACAAGATGACCCCCGAGAAGGGCTGGGAGGAAGTCGTCAAGCTGAGCAAGGACGTGGAGCAGAAGTAA
- a CDS encoding response regulator transcription factor, whose protein sequence is MWKIVLVDDDRQALQGMQRMIPWRELNLEPVGEAMDGEEGLRLIREHAPDIVITDIYMPVMNGLDMIEQLRREDFAGRIVILSGYADFEYARQALRLSVDDYLSKPVTLQTIREVLEKAIAELEAASRQRLEEHELRQKLMLYEPFVANEWLKAVVTGCGKGPEAGEPPPGEGPDWGASRFLVLAVEMIRGDRMEGWSARDWNLVRFAIGNISRELARELGVGAHFLELHSHHMALLLDVSRAVSDERFRELALRLAERLIASAETYLRIRLQIGAGLGKHDWRRIADSTEEAFLALEDKRCAPDTTLRVYCAKQREDREEAETGFRPVRFYQEMAEAVRQLSEVQAEAALDRFFSELSARKAVSAAELRHIGEELLAILKYTLYDSGLGLDEAFADPDVLRELQEVSLAEELKAWVLTKVKDVCDRFSRTDNLKHKQAVDFMVRYIHEHYAEDIRLSDLAEKVYLSRNYLSNIFRDATGETFNDYLTRVRMEKAKSLILERKLLVFEIAEKVGYKNVPYFTTLFKKHTGRSPSDFSKG, encoded by the coding sequence ATGTGGAAAATCGTTCTCGTCGATGACGACCGGCAGGCCCTTCAAGGCATGCAACGCATGATTCCGTGGCGGGAGCTTAACCTCGAGCCGGTGGGCGAGGCGATGGACGGGGAGGAAGGCCTCCGGCTCATCCGCGAGCATGCCCCCGATATCGTCATCACGGATATTTACATGCCCGTCATGAACGGGCTCGACATGATCGAGCAGCTGCGCCGGGAGGACTTCGCCGGGCGGATCGTCATCCTGAGCGGCTACGCCGACTTCGAGTACGCCCGCCAGGCGCTGCGGCTCAGCGTGGACGACTATTTGTCGAAGCCGGTGACCCTGCAGACGATCCGCGAGGTGCTGGAGAAGGCCATAGCCGAGCTCGAGGCTGCAAGCCGGCAAAGGCTGGAGGAGCATGAGCTGAGGCAGAAGCTCATGCTCTATGAGCCGTTCGTGGCGAACGAATGGCTGAAGGCGGTCGTGACCGGCTGCGGGAAAGGCCCAGAGGCCGGAGAACCGCCTCCGGGCGAGGGACCGGACTGGGGCGCGTCGCGGTTCCTCGTGCTCGCGGTCGAGATGATCCGCGGCGACCGCATGGAGGGCTGGTCGGCCCGCGACTGGAATCTGGTGCGGTTCGCCATCGGCAACATCAGCCGGGAGCTCGCCCGGGAGCTCGGCGTCGGGGCCCATTTTCTGGAGCTGCACAGCCATCACATGGCCCTGCTGCTCGATGTGTCCCGGGCGGTATCCGACGAGCGCTTCCGGGAGCTCGCCCTGCGGCTGGCAGAGAGGCTGATCGCCTCGGCGGAAACCTATCTCCGCATCCGGCTGCAGATCGGGGCCGGGCTCGGGAAGCATGACTGGCGGCGCATCGCGGATTCGACGGAGGAGGCCTTTCTGGCGCTTGAGGACAAGCGGTGCGCCCCGGACACCACGCTTCGCGTCTACTGCGCCAAGCAGCGGGAGGACCGGGAGGAGGCGGAGACCGGCTTTCGCCCCGTCCGCTTCTACCAGGAGATGGCGGAGGCCGTCCGCCAGCTGTCGGAGGTGCAGGCGGAAGCCGCTCTGGACCGCTTCTTCTCCGAGCTCAGTGCCCGCAAGGCCGTATCCGCCGCCGAGCTCCGGCATATCGGAGAGGAGCTCTTGGCCATTCTGAAGTACACGCTCTACGACTCCGGCCTCGGGCTAGACGAAGCGTTTGCCGATCCGGACGTTCTGCGCGAGCTTCAGGAGGTCTCCCTGGCGGAGGAGCTGAAGGCCTGGGTGCTTACGAAGGTGAAGGACGTCTGCGACCGGTTCTCACGCACGGACAACCTGAAGCACAAGCAGGCGGTCGATTTCATGGTCCGGTACATCCACGAGCATTATGCGGAGGACATCCGGCTGTCCGACCTGGCGGAGAAGGTATATCTGTCGCGAAACTACTTAAGCAACATTTTCCGGGACGCGACGGGGGAGACCTTCAACGATTACCTGACCCGGGTGCGCATGGAGAAGGCGAAGAGCCTTATCCTCGAGCGGAAGCTGCTCGTGTTCGAGATAGCCGAGAAGGTCGGCTACAAGAACGTGCCTTATTTCACCACCCTGTTTAAGAAGCATACCGGCCGCAGCCCGTCCGACTTCAGCAAGGGCTGA